A stretch of DNA from Glycine max cultivar Williams 82 chromosome 18, Glycine_max_v4.0, whole genome shotgun sequence:
ATGTATTGAGGTGTTTCCCtattcaagtttttttattagtattttaaatGCTCGAagggttaaattaattatatgctATGTACGGATTGGTAAGTTCACGGAATCAAATTGAGTAATCTTAAATCACATGTAGTTTTCTGCTAGTGGCCTACGATTGGAGTGGGTTGTTTGCAGTTTAGCCtaactttcaaaaaaaaaaagtaaataaattttcataaagAGTGGATAGATCGAGAGAGAAAATATACTTGCTTCCGAACTGGACAAGCAGTTCCCATTGAGCAACGATAATAAGATCGCGGACATGGATTCCCTTTTGCCATCTTCTGCCCATACTTTCTCCATTGACATCCATCTGAAATCTGTGATGAattcatgaaaagaaaattaatatctaGTTGCAAGtatatataagttatatataacagaaatttttaGCTTAAATTAAAGATATGCAATATCGCATGCAAAAATCGCTCTAGATTTGTTAGCGAATGCCATGTTTCAATATACAAATCAATTAAGCATTTATTCAATAAGAAATTGACATTTTAGTTACCAAGAACATGGCACGGATAGGAATATACATGCAGTTCGTATAAATAAATGATTCATcgtttttacattattatattGTCAGAATTTTCGTTTATTTGAAGAGAATCTAGCTAGTACACATGTATGTAATATGGTGAGAAAATCTGGCATCTCGCACGACATCTTATAGTTTATTTTGTAAGTTTCCCCATTATACttgttgaaataaattaaaaggaacTCAACTATATGTCACTTATTTTATACTAACCATAGATGAATCTGTTTTTGTTCGAACTGATACGCGAGCTTTCTTGATCATTGACATGGTTTCTGAACTCTCATGCTTATCTCTCCTAGATTTTGCACTATCCTTGCCAGAATCCAACTCAACAACATCTCTATTCTTGCACTCCATCAACTCAGTAATGTTTTTGCTTTCTTGCAGTTTTGCTTCTGAATGTTGTTGAGAAGGATCTTCCTTCGTAGCAATTCCAATATCCAAGAAAGACCTTGAAATAATCATATCATCTCTCTTATCCTTCTCCTCTATGGCTCCATTAATCTACATCAAAAACAATTTTGTCAGCAATTTGGAAACTGTAGAGggattttatatatagtttattaGATCATATTCGAAATATCATAAAAACATTCACCTAATATTTTTAAGTGGTCATAAAAGTAACTGTTAATCTTGATTTTATGTATAGTGGTACGTATGATCTAATTTAATAGTCTTTATTTCtccaaattataaaaagtattttcacTTACACACATGAATTACATGTATGCATGTGTATATCTTTGGTTTTCGTGAAGTAAAATTTTGATTACCtcatttttatgttgtttttgcaTAAGTTTCGTAAGATCCTTGTGCAGGTCATTGTACTTATTGTTCACCTGGTCAACCAGCTCTCTCAAGTGTTGATTTTCAGCATTTATGATGTGCAACTCAGCTAACATAGCTGCAAACTGTATCCATAGTagggaaaaaatattattctgatATAAATCTCTTTCGTAAATTAATTATCCTAGAaaaaattaagatgcaaagTAAATACGTGTGATGCAATTCAGCTAGCATAGCTACAAAATGCacccagaaagaaaaaaataattatgatataaatttcTCTCATAAACCGATTATCACAAAAAACTTAAGAAGTAGAGTAAATACGCATGAACAATCTTGTATTATATCtcaaaaaaatttcatcttaaaagctatatgtttgacaaaattaaaaacttatatacatggcacaaaataagaaaagtaCCTTATTTCTCGTATTATCCCTTGACTCGGACGGTCCTTCTTCCATATTTGATCTATTGCTGGTTGAACTCTTCGTAATAAGGAGATCTAAATTGGTCTACAGAttaataaagaagaaaattaaaataattaatgcagtAAAAACcagagaaataaagaaatattcATAAGCCAGCCTACATTAATAGGAAGCTCCATTTGGTGGTGCACCAATTGATTATCAACGTCttcacttttcttcttcttctctgtgaAGAAATCTATCTCATCCACGACAAGTCGTTTCCCATTGAACGACATCATTGGAGAAGACTGTGTAACTGCAGCATTAGAGAGATCATTGTTGCAGGTATCTTCAATGttgttagttaattttttatacataacgAAGTTTGTATATATTTGAACTTTATGGAATGAGTGTGAATGGTGTACTAGGTTTGGGTATAGAATTACCACAAGAAAGTTGCTTGGGGACAAAGAAAGTGGTTGGATCAGTATTAAAGAAGAGTCCTATGTCTACTTTCTGCCCACAACTTCTGAAAGGAAGACGTGATAAAGAGAGAGAAGGGTTGAAGTCAGAGATAATGAGATGCAATAGACTCGGCTACAAATATGGCTTGGACTAAGACCAAATATTATGTGATATGAGTATTCATTAATATTAAAGATTTGGAAAATGAGGTAAGATGGTGCGTAATAGTGTCCACGTGGCAGTTTTCCATAGGGCTACAATCAGAAATATACTAACAAAGTCGTAACGACAGGTGTTTCAGACACAGTCTTATAGTAATATTGTTAATGAGAGACAGATCTTACTTCTAAATTCTCAGAATTCAGGGCAGCAACCTATGCTTTGTAtagaattattatattatatattaattagaataTGGTTCCTATATTATGTGTATGCAAAATGctttaatataaataagttaAGCTGAACTATTCAACCTCAACTCAATAATAACTTTATGTTTGTCTTTAAAGACAATTATATAAACAAAGTCAAACTTTATATAAGTCTTATACTTAgttaaattgcaatttcatctaaaaatgttatcatttcatattttatcttcaaatatttttattacttttatccCATTTTGTActataaaaatgtataataaaaaatactttttttagaataaatactaaattaatAACATAGAAAACACtttaagaataattaagaagaaataatgaatttttaaatgagttaaataagtcaagtttaattttcatattttcccTAGAAGTCAAgcctaatttttaaatttgaccgtattaaataagttaaatttaaacatatttttcttttttttaaaatcaaacttgaaatttaaaaatctaatttGACTCAAAATGTTTTCAGTCTTAGACAATTAAACCTATCAATCTCTgtatatcataattaatattcCCTTCGTTCCattgtcattgtcatcccaacttatttaattaacacaaatagaagaaaaactaataaataaataaaaataataataattttataaaattaaccttatcacatttaattcatttttttattgtaactcatatcattaatattataaagaatataagtgaaaagaataattaatattacattaaaaaattaaaataataattattttagaacaaATTTTTTCTTGTTACATGATAAGTATTATGAGAAGGAGGgagtaattaattttagttattgaaTGAGAGATAAGTGCAGacccaaaaaaagaaagggaaaaagaagatGGAAATCCTAAATGTACTTTATCCTCAGCATGTGCATGCTTCTACACTAGAACTACCCTATGTCTGTCGCAATGACTTTCATTAATCATAGTCATCGAAATTAGGTGATCAGCAATGAGAAGCATGCTAAAAACAGTGTTACATATGAAATGAATCCTTTGTAAAGTGTATTCCTTTAGAAGCATACATAGGATgaagaattcaagattcaacaaTATTCATGAGCATGGATTTTGGCTTGGTTACATTGTCAAGGTTAAGAGGAGCTGCTCATCGGTCAACCACGTTTAATTGGAGAACTAATACTAGTAGAGATCTATCAATGGAGGAATTAATGCCAGGAAGAGGATCCAATAAAGATCGATATGAACTATATAGCTACATAAAAACATGCAGTGtcatttaaaaatgaatgtattcaattactacaaaaaaaaaaaaaaactaatatcagTGACAAAGCAATTTAcatgtaattttgaaaattgtcaccaaatgttTTGTGATGTCAATATTAATGAATGACAAAAAGTATTTTCCGTCACTAAATTTTGTCACACTTTATTTATTGTAGTCATCAAAGGCCTCTCAAATTCAAaaaacttcaataaaaaaactttgatAATATCATATTTGGGTCATTATCTGGCATgcatatttaatctttttaacaactaattaaatatttttcttccttgATCACAAAACCTATATTTGATCACCTAAAACAAATCTATTGACAAATTCCAACTTGTTTtcgagtaaaaataaaataaaaattaacaagaaataaatcaaagaataaGAATCGAACCGAACAATGAGAAGATTGTTGTTTACTGTACATGCATTGCTACTTATACCCACACTAGTTGAACCAATCGATCTGACTAAGAATCAGACTAGGGACTAGGTCGATTCACTTATTGGATTGGATATTCTAGAAACCTGGTGGTAATTAACGTCATAAAATCGAATTCAAACCGAATTAATCTGGTCTGTAATCCACTCAATCCAAATGACAAGGTTAGTGTCTA
This window harbors:
- the LOC100779533 gene encoding WRKY transcription factor 6 gives rise to the protein MYKKLTNNIEDTCNNDLSNAAVTQSSPMMSFNGKRLVVDEIDFFTEKKKKSEDVDNQLVHHQMELPINTNLDLLITKSSTSNRSNMEEGPSESRDNTRNKFAAMLAELHIINAENQHLRELVDQVNNKYNDLHKDLTKLMQKQHKNEINGAIEEKDKRDDMIISRSFLDIGIATKEDPSQQHSEAKLQESKNITELMECKNRDVVELDSGKDSAKSRRDKHESSETMSMIKKARVSVRTKTDSSMISDGCQWRKYGQKMAKGNPCPRSYYRCSMGTACPVRKQVQRNAEDLSVLITTYEGQHNHVLPPTAKAIASTTSAAASMLLSGSMLSSDGLIYPNILESASLPFSQNLATLSTSAPFPTITLDLTQSTTNNSSQLLQGAPQDNQHIYSLLSPLLAQKFMSSATNIFYQNHQTKVSSLHGSQGTETASFVDTVNAATAAITGDPKFSAAVMAAITSIIGSSHPNINGTSGDPALQ